TATATCCCTCCAGGTATCTTACCTGGAGGAACATGAAGCTAGAAGTTTCTAATCCAGTATCTGCACCCTCCGTCGATGATATCCTCCAGCTTTCCGCCGTTGCGCTCGATCACTTTTCTTGAGCGAATATTGTTCTCACTGCAAGTGACTAGAGCCTCTTCGATACCCTTCTCGCGTGCTTTGATTAGCATTTCCCTTAGGATAAGAGTGCCGTAGCCTTTGCCGCGCTCAGATGGTCTTATGGCATAGCCTATATGCCCGCCGAGTTTTCTGAGGTTATCGTTGAGATAATGCCTGAGCTTGCCTACTCCCACCGGCCTGCCGTCCACAAAGAGCCAATGCATGGTCTGGGGAACGTATATCGTAAGGTCGATGCCTACTCCCTTTGCGAAATCATCCTGGCGCTTCAGGTAGGCGGGAAAGTCAGCATACTCGATATCATGCCCTGAGTTTACAAACCCGTTTTCACCCGGCCCGATCTCTCGCAGCATTTCGAATATGTCCGGGCCGTCGGATAGGGTGAGTTCTTTTAGTTCGGCTATCATAGGTGTATCTTTGTTTATATTGGGGTGTTTTCCTTCACTACAGGTATCATAATCGGGAGGTTGTATGGCCAAACCCTCCAGGTAAGGATACCTGGAGGGATAAATTGCGCTTGCTGCTATAG
The nucleotide sequence above comes from Armatimonadota bacterium. Encoded proteins:
- a CDS encoding GNAT family N-acetyltransferase — encoded protein: MAIQPPDYDTCSEGKHPNINKDTPMIAELKELTLSDGPDIFEMLREIGPGENGFVNSGHDIEYADFPAYLKRQDDFAKGVGIDLTIYVPQTMHWLFVDGRPVGVGKLRHYLNDNLRKLGGHIGYAIRPSERGKGYGTLILREMLIKAREKGIEEALVTCSENNIRSRKVIERNGGKLEDIIDGGCRYWIRNF